From Piscinibacter gummiphilus:
GGTGAAGGTCGAAGTGGTCGTGAAAGACGGCGACGTCGACCGCTGCATCGAGGCCATCGTGAAAGCCGCCAAGACCGGCAAGATCGGCGACGGAAAGATCTTCGTCACGGCGGTGGAGCAGGTGGTGCGCATCCGCACCGGCGAGACCGACGAAGCGGCCGTCTGAGCCTTCTCTTCTGCAATGAAGGAAGCCCGCTGCGAGCGGGCTTTTTCTTGGGTCAGATTTTTCGGTAGTCGTCGGGCGCGGTGGCGGCTCTTGCGTCGTTCGACAGACGATCAAGCAGCTCGGTCGGGTCCGATGACGATTGCAGCAGCGGGCGCTGTGCAGGGAGCACGAAGCCTTGCGCCACGCTGTGGTCGAGGAAGGCCAGCAACTGGTCGTAGTAGCCCTCGACGTTGAGCAGTCCGACCGGCTTGTCGTGGTAGCCGAGCTGGCGCCACGTCCACGCCTCGAACAGCTCTTCGAAGGTGCCGATGCCGCCCGGCAGTGCGAGGAATGCGTCGGCGCGCTCGGCCATCATCTGCTTGCGCTGGTGCATGGTGTCGACCACGTGCAACTCATGCAGGCCGGTGTGGCCATGCTCGCGGTCCATCAGCGATTTCGGGATCACGCCGACGACCCGGCCACCCGCGGCCAGCGTGGCGTTGGCCACTGCACCCATCAGGCCGGCGTTGCCGCCGCCGTAGACCAGTTGCCATCCACGTTCGCCGATGATCGTGCCGACGCGGCGAGCGGCGGCTTCATAGCCCTCGTGCAGCCCAACCTTGGAGCCGCAATAGATGCACAGCGAGAAGCGGCTCACAGGAACCGATGCCACAGCGCGGCCGCCCACATGCTGCCGCACAACACGAGCGAGAGGAACACGGCCGCACTGGCCAGGTCCTTCGCGCGTTTGGAGAGGTCGTGCAGCTCGAACG
This genomic window contains:
- a CDS encoding TIGR00730 family Rossman fold protein, whose amino-acid sequence is MASVPVSRFSLCIYCGSKVGLHEGYEAAARRVGTIIGERGWQLVYGGGNAGLMGAVANATLAAGGRVVGVIPKSLMDREHGHTGLHELHVVDTMHQRKQMMAERADAFLALPGGIGTFEELFEAWTWRQLGYHDKPVGLLNVEGYYDQLLAFLDHSVAQGFVLPAQRPLLQSSSDPTELLDRLSNDARAATAPDDYRKI